A region of Nocardioides sp. JS614 DNA encodes the following proteins:
- a CDS encoding lysophospholipid acyltransferase family protein: MRDLTYPPIIAAAKLGFRLLGQRIVLSGTEHVPRSGGVLLACNHIGYVDFVYGGLAANPSGRLVRFMAKREIFDHPVGGPVMRSMHHIEVDRGEGLASFHTAVEYLRGGEAVGIFPEATISRAMELKEFKTGAVRIAAAAGVPLLPVVLWGTQRMLTKDHPRDLSRGKTIAIRVGAPLQPTGADPVAETAELKARMAGLLDEAIRSYPAEEQPPGSWWLPASYGGGAPTLEEAAGLDAEEKRRRAARRAARTEDDKST; encoded by the coding sequence GTGCGCGACCTGACCTACCCGCCGATCATCGCGGCGGCGAAGCTCGGCTTCCGGCTGCTCGGGCAGCGGATCGTGCTGTCCGGCACCGAGCACGTCCCGCGCAGCGGCGGCGTCCTGCTGGCCTGCAACCACATCGGCTACGTCGACTTCGTGTACGGCGGCCTGGCCGCGAACCCGTCCGGGCGGCTGGTGCGGTTCATGGCCAAGCGGGAGATCTTCGACCACCCGGTCGGCGGCCCGGTGATGCGTTCGATGCACCACATCGAGGTGGACCGCGGCGAGGGGCTCGCCTCGTTCCACACGGCGGTCGAGTACCTGCGCGGCGGCGAGGCGGTCGGCATCTTCCCGGAGGCCACGATCTCGCGGGCGATGGAGCTCAAGGAGTTCAAGACGGGAGCCGTCCGGATCGCCGCGGCCGCGGGCGTCCCGCTCCTGCCCGTCGTCTTGTGGGGCACCCAGCGGATGCTCACCAAGGATCACCCACGCGATCTCTCCCGCGGCAAGACGATCGCGATCCGGGTCGGCGCACCGCTGCAGCCCACCGGAGCGGACCCGGTCGCCGAGACCGCCGAGCTCAAGGCCAGGATGGCCGGGCTGCTCGACGAGGCGATCCGGTCCTACCCCGCCGAGGAGCAGCCTCCTGGCTCGTGGTGGCTGCCGGCGTCGTACGGCGGCGGCGCCCCGACCCTCGAGGAGGCCGCGGGCCTCGACGCGGAGGAGAAGCGCCGCCGCGCCGCCCGCCGGGCCGCTCGGACTGAGGACGATAAGTCGACATAG